The following coding sequences are from one Arcobacter nitrofigilis DSM 7299 window:
- a CDS encoding CvpA family protein, with protein sequence MQEFSTFDMIIVGISVVLGLKGLFKGFIKEVFGLVGIIGGIFIASRLSETVGNLIKPLIGIDSNATLSLIGFVVTLIGFWILVYIAGSILSKMSEMSGLGALNRLFGFVFGTAKIFLIISVIFYALYQIQSFKASLDKKLANSIVFPVLVETGGFIVKLDTSKFLPNSQEVTKEETAVETNKENKSETTVDETKKEEKQPETTPKKETLGDKIIQSTSDAVQKVKETGTEIIKDTLTKPAKEEK encoded by the coding sequence ATGCAAGAGTTTTCTACTTTTGACATGATTATTGTTGGGATTTCTGTAGTTTTAGGACTTAAAGGTCTTTTTAAAGGTTTTATAAAAGAAGTTTTCGGACTTGTGGGTATTATTGGAGGTATTTTTATAGCTTCAAGGTTATCAGAAACAGTTGGAAACCTTATCAAGCCACTAATTGGAATTGATAGTAATGCTACATTATCATTAATCGGATTTGTTGTTACTTTAATTGGATTTTGGATTTTAGTTTATATTGCAGGTTCAATATTGAGTAAAATGAGTGAGATGAGCGGATTGGGTGCACTAAATAGATTGTTCGGATTTGTTTTTGGTACAGCTAAAATATTTTTAATTATTTCAGTGATTTTTTATGCTTTATATCAAATTCAATCATTTAAAGCATCATTAGATAAAAAACTTGCTAATTCAATAGTTTTCCCAGTTTTAGTGGAAACAGGTGGATTTATAGTTAAACTTGACACTTCTAAGTTTTTACCAAATTCACAAGAAGTGACAAAAGAAGAAACTGCAGTTGAGACAAATAAAGAGAATAAAAGTGAAACAACTGTTGATGAAACAAAAAAAGAAGAAAAACAACCTGAAACAACTCCTAAAAAAGAGACTTTAGGTGATAAAATTATTCAATCAACAAGTGATGCAGTACAAAAAGTAAAAGAGACTGGAACAGAGATAATAAAAGACACTCTTACCAAACCAGCAAAAGAAGAGAAATAA